Proteins encoded by one window of Dietzia sp. B32:
- a CDS encoding UDP-glucose/GDP-mannose dehydrogenase family protein has translation MRMTVFGTGYLGATHAACMAELGHEVLGVDVDEAKIERLRRGEVPFYEPGLPEILLRHVESGRLRFTTDYAEAAAFADLHFIGVGTPQRKGEFAADTSHVEDVVARLTPLLSADAAVVGKSTVPVGTAARLQQIADSRAPDGVRVEVLWNPEFLREGFAVADTLTPDRIVIGLAGGEGAQGLARDRVEEAYAPVLASDPCPVIVTDLATAELVKVSANAFLATKISFINAVSEVCEAAGADVTVLADAIGMDKRIGRRFLNAGLGFGGGCLPKDIRAFMARAGELGADEAMTFLREVDSINMRRRERMVDLTVEACGGTVIGRTVAVLGAAFKPNSDDVRDSPALNVAGMLSLKGASAVVYDPQALDNARALFPTLTYAESALAACEGADVVLVATEWPEFVELDPTAVTGVARGRVLLDGRNCMPADLWRAAGWTYRALGRGVPAEGAARRTGAAPAGPGVVPSMRSGHPST, from the coding sequence ATGCGTATGACCGTGTTCGGGACCGGGTACCTCGGTGCCACCCACGCCGCCTGCATGGCCGAGCTGGGCCACGAGGTGCTGGGGGTGGACGTCGACGAGGCCAAGATCGAGCGGCTGCGCCGGGGCGAGGTGCCGTTCTACGAGCCGGGGCTGCCGGAGATCCTGCTGCGGCACGTGGAGTCGGGGCGGTTGCGGTTCACCACCGACTACGCCGAGGCGGCCGCGTTCGCGGACCTGCACTTCATCGGGGTCGGGACCCCGCAGCGCAAGGGTGAGTTCGCCGCCGACACCTCGCACGTGGAGGACGTCGTGGCGCGGCTGACGCCCCTGCTGTCCGCGGATGCGGCGGTGGTGGGCAAGTCGACGGTGCCGGTGGGCACGGCCGCGCGGCTGCAACAGATCGCCGACTCCCGCGCCCCGGACGGGGTGCGCGTCGAGGTGCTGTGGAACCCGGAGTTCCTCCGCGAGGGCTTCGCAGTGGCGGACACCCTGACGCCGGATCGGATCGTGATCGGTCTGGCCGGTGGCGAGGGGGCGCAGGGGCTCGCGCGGGACCGGGTGGAGGAGGCGTACGCGCCGGTCCTGGCCTCGGATCCCTGCCCGGTGATCGTGACGGACCTGGCGACGGCCGAGCTGGTCAAGGTCAGCGCGAACGCGTTCCTGGCGACCAAGATCAGCTTCATCAACGCGGTGTCGGAGGTGTGTGAGGCCGCCGGCGCCGATGTGACGGTGCTGGCCGATGCGATCGGTATGGACAAGCGGATCGGGCGGCGCTTCCTCAACGCCGGGCTGGGCTTCGGTGGCGGTTGTCTGCCCAAGGACATCCGGGCGTTCATGGCGCGGGCCGGTGAGCTGGGTGCGGACGAGGCGATGACGTTCCTACGGGAGGTCGACTCGATCAACATGCGTCGGCGCGAGCGGATGGTCGACCTAACCGTCGAGGCGTGTGGCGGGACCGTCATCGGGCGGACGGTCGCGGTGTTGGGGGCGGCGTTCAAGCCGAACTCCGACGACGTGCGGGACTCGCCGGCGCTGAACGTGGCGGGGATGCTCTCGCTCAAGGGTGCCAGTGCGGTGGTGTACGACCCGCAGGCCCTGGACAACGCCCGGGCGTTGTTCCCCACGCTGACCTACGCCGAGTCGGCGTTGGCCGCCTGTGAGGGCGCGGACGTGGTGCTGGTGGCCACCGAGTGGCCGGAGTTCGTCGAGCTGGACCCGACCGCGGTCACCGGGGTGGCGCGAGGTCGGGTCCTGTTGGACGGGCGCAACTGCATGCCCGCCGACCTGTGGCGCGCCGCCGGATGGACCTACCGCGCCCTCGGCCGCGGGGTGCCGGCGGAGGGCGCCGCCCGCCGCACTGGGGCGGCCCCCGCCGGGCCGGGGGTCGTCCCGTCGATGCGCTCCGGACACCCGTCGACCTGA
- the dcd gene encoding dCTP deaminase, with protein sequence MLLSDRDLRSELADGRLGIDPLDPELIQPSSIDVRLDRMFRVFNNSRYTHIDPAQQQDELTELVEPAEGDPFVLHPGEFVLGATLERLRLPDDLAGRLEGKSSLGRLGLLTHSTAGFIDPGFDGHITLELSNVANLPITLWPGMKIGQLCLFRLSSPAETPYGSASVGSKYQGQRGPTASKAYLNFR encoded by the coding sequence GTGCTGCTCTCCGACCGTGACCTCCGTTCCGAGCTCGCCGACGGGCGGCTGGGCATCGACCCCCTCGACCCCGAGCTGATCCAGCCGTCGAGTATCGACGTCCGCCTCGATCGGATGTTCCGCGTCTTCAACAACTCCCGCTACACGCATATCGACCCGGCGCAGCAGCAGGACGAGCTCACCGAGCTGGTCGAACCCGCCGAAGGGGACCCGTTCGTCCTGCACCCCGGCGAGTTCGTGTTGGGTGCCACCCTCGAGCGGCTCCGGCTCCCCGATGACCTGGCCGGGCGACTCGAGGGCAAGTCCTCACTCGGTCGGCTCGGGCTGCTCACGCACTCCACCGCCGGCTTCATCGACCCCGGGTTCGACGGCCACATCACCCTCGAGCTGTCGAACGTGGCGAACCTGCCCATCACGCTGTGGCCCGGGATGAAGATCGGCCAGCTGTGCCTGTTCCGGCTCTCCAGTCCCGCCGAGACCCCGTACGGCAGTGCCTCCGTGGGCTCGAAGTACCAGGGCCAGCGCGGCCCCACCGCCTCCAAGGCGTACCTGAACTTCCGGTGA
- a CDS encoding DUF2470 domain-containing protein: MDDVNERPIAERVRTVLARGAAGTVEAGLLRRPLRSARVRDDGVVVLVVDVGGMSRDAGDADRIAAAGATATVEIVDAVCTGRCRESAPRPSFALDGRPASCGAGRGGGRGAGGDDDECTVARGVVIISGIVTASSAARRRRLVTADGGGTGPNSEGGSLRLSDLQPLEITYLAADGVHVVPRAALAAASVDPIGVDEQVWLRRLAADTGLASRLALRAGHQIAGTAPRLVAIDRYGVDLSLRSTGGGFGDVVRLPFPQVCDDSEQVLGALAALSG; encoded by the coding sequence GTGGACGACGTCAACGAGCGGCCGATCGCCGAACGGGTACGGACGGTGCTCGCCCGGGGTGCGGCGGGCACGGTCGAGGCCGGGTTGCTCAGGCGGCCGCTGCGTTCCGCGCGGGTGCGCGATGACGGCGTCGTCGTCCTGGTGGTCGATGTCGGCGGCATGTCGCGCGACGCCGGTGACGCCGACCGGATCGCCGCCGCCGGTGCCACCGCGACGGTCGAGATCGTCGACGCGGTCTGTACCGGACGGTGCCGGGAATCCGCGCCGCGGCCGTCGTTCGCCCTGGACGGCCGCCCCGCGTCGTGCGGCGCGGGTCGGGGCGGGGGACGAGGTGCCGGGGGCGACGACGACGAGTGCACCGTCGCCCGGGGCGTCGTCATCATCTCCGGAATCGTGACGGCCTCGTCCGCGGCACGTCGGCGCAGGCTGGTCACCGCCGACGGGGGCGGGACGGGCCCGAACTCCGAGGGTGGGTCGCTCCGGCTGAGCGATCTGCAGCCGCTGGAGATCACCTACCTCGCCGCGGACGGCGTCCACGTGGTGCCCCGCGCGGCCCTCGCCGCTGCGTCGGTCGACCCGATCGGCGTCGACGAACAGGTGTGGCTGCGCCGTCTCGCGGCCGACACCGGCCTCGCGTCCCGACTCGCCCTGCGCGCGGGACATCAGATCGCGGGTACGGCTCCGCGCCTCGTGGCGATCGACCGGTATGGGGTCGACCTCTCCCTCCGTTCGACAGGGGGCGGGTTCGGCGACGTCGTCCGACTGCCGTTCCCGCAGGTCTGCGACGACTCCGAACAGGTGCTGGGCGCACTCGCGGCACTGTCCGGGTGA
- a CDS encoding class I adenylate-forming enzyme family protein — MQPGYLPRTLADRFGDAPSIRDDATQMTFRELDRKVTSVAAQFREHGVTRGDVIAVMLPNRSELVISIFAAWYLGAAATPINPNFTHDEADHQINDADAALVVNSAPDAPSGGRPTISVDDLRTSGGGAELGPVGLADDDLALVIYTSGSTGRPKGVMLTHANATAMSRTMADTMRMTAEDHCLLLLPLFHVNALMVSLLAPLQVGAQLTIMGGFDAPKFYDTVERLRPTYFSAVPTIYALLLTRAGGRRPDMSSLRFAVCGAAPATRELLAAAEDFFDVPILEGYGLTEATCASAVNPIDGPRKPGTVGPALPGQRIRIVDDELRDVPTGQTGEVLITGAVVMAGYLNMPEATASTIVDGWVRTGDVGRLDEDGYLSIVDRIKDMIIRGGENLYPKEIENAIGSLPGVLEVAVVGRRDDVLGEVPVAFVVPYPGTELTPDAVIAHCRERLTRVKVPVEVTITSELPKNPVGKIDKPRLRTSLVA, encoded by the coding sequence GTGCAACCCGGATACCTCCCCCGAACCCTGGCGGATCGCTTCGGCGACGCCCCCAGCATCAGGGATGACGCCACGCAGATGACCTTCCGCGAACTCGACCGGAAGGTGACCTCCGTCGCCGCCCAGTTCCGCGAACACGGTGTCACCAGGGGGGATGTGATCGCAGTGATGCTCCCCAACCGGAGCGAACTGGTGATCTCCATCTTTGCGGCCTGGTACCTCGGCGCAGCGGCCACCCCGATCAACCCGAACTTCACCCACGACGAGGCCGATCACCAGATCAACGACGCCGACGCCGCGCTCGTCGTGAACTCCGCACCTGACGCCCCCTCCGGCGGGCGACCGACGATTAGCGTCGATGACCTAAGGACGTCTGGAGGCGGCGCCGAGCTCGGCCCCGTTGGTCTGGCGGACGACGACCTCGCCCTGGTGATCTATACCAGCGGATCCACCGGGCGCCCCAAGGGCGTCATGCTGACCCACGCCAATGCCACGGCGATGTCCCGGACCATGGCCGACACCATGCGGATGACCGCCGAGGACCACTGCTTGCTCCTCCTTCCACTGTTCCACGTGAACGCCCTGATGGTCAGTCTCCTGGCACCCCTCCAGGTCGGTGCGCAACTGACGATCATGGGCGGCTTCGACGCCCCGAAGTTCTACGACACCGTCGAGCGCCTGCGGCCCACCTACTTCTCCGCCGTACCCACCATCTACGCACTGCTGCTCACCAGGGCGGGGGGCCGGCGACCGGACATGTCCTCGCTCAGGTTCGCCGTCTGCGGCGCGGCTCCGGCCACGCGAGAACTCCTGGCCGCGGCCGAGGACTTCTTCGACGTGCCCATCCTCGAGGGCTACGGCTTGACCGAGGCCACCTGCGCCTCGGCGGTCAACCCGATCGACGGCCCGCGCAAACCCGGCACCGTGGGACCGGCGCTACCCGGCCAGCGGATCCGGATCGTCGACGACGAGCTCCGTGACGTCCCCACCGGGCAGACCGGGGAGGTGCTGATCACCGGGGCCGTCGTGATGGCCGGCTACCTCAACATGCCGGAGGCGACCGCGTCGACGATCGTCGACGGATGGGTGCGCACAGGTGACGTGGGCCGGCTCGACGAGGACGGCTACCTCAGCATCGTCGACCGGATCAAGGACATGATCATCCGGGGCGGGGAGAACCTGTACCCCAAGGAGATCGAGAACGCCATCGGCAGCCTGCCGGGAGTACTCGAGGTCGCCGTGGTCGGCCGCCGGGATGACGTGCTCGGTGAGGTCCCCGTGGCCTTCGTCGTCCCCTACCCCGGCACGGAGCTGACACCCGACGCCGTGATCGCACACTGCCGTGAACGCCTCACCCGGGTGAAGGTGCCCGTCGAGGTGACCATCACGTCGGAACTGCCCAAGAACCCGGTCGGGAAGATCGACAAACCGCGCCTGCGCACCTCCCTCGTCGCCTGA
- a CDS encoding DUF3556 domain-containing protein yields MGFLQADVPDIDPAKFESIPTMERMKLLAHHWVEFGFGAPKIMHSLYLIKGLVFFIGGWLAIGLSTPGLPLTDLGAWWGEVIVYQKAMIWVILWSATGFNESWGPLAFKFKPNTAGYRYWMRTGTLRLPPWPDKVPFTKGDERRAIDVALYFAMLATLALGLVLPGQQTAAAYSEAGLVPLWPFVTFVAIQLVMGLRDRVTFLASRPEQYSVIMLGFGVLTTFGAGHVDMIIVAKIAMFAVWWGAFISKIGVHFTPTVQTMLTNGPLIKSKALRRSLYRNAPEDLMPTKVAFFAAHVMGTIVEFVVPLILLFTTNWTVAVLAAAFMMCFHVFIYSMFALAMPQEWNLFYVFATPIVFLAFFAGDGYALWDASSVWVVVVAAVLTLTGPIVGNFRPDKISFLIGMRQYAGNWASSTMAFRNNGCEAKLDNPAFVTSMTSPHNQLSALFGPEGAEMFLQKTTAFRMMNTQGRGHMSIMPSVLDSMENYRFREGEVLCTFFSGWQFGDGHLFDERTIAAVQKRCNFEPGEFISVWTESQPLHKKTIEYRVIDAALGVVERGHYDVRDVVTEQPWLPNGPIPFTVTWRHPEYLPADQRASASVPSSPGAEGPLTEVSLTDGRDESTVGMS; encoded by the coding sequence ATGGGGTTTCTACAAGCCGATGTCCCGGACATCGATCCCGCCAAGTTCGAGTCCATCCCGACGATGGAACGGATGAAACTGCTCGCTCACCACTGGGTGGAATTCGGATTCGGCGCGCCGAAGATCATGCACTCCCTGTATCTCATCAAGGGGCTGGTCTTCTTCATCGGCGGCTGGCTCGCCATCGGACTCTCCACGCCCGGACTCCCGCTGACCGACCTCGGCGCGTGGTGGGGCGAGGTGATCGTCTACCAGAAGGCCATGATCTGGGTGATCCTCTGGTCCGCCACCGGGTTCAACGAATCGTGGGGCCCGCTGGCGTTCAAGTTCAAGCCCAACACCGCCGGGTACCGCTACTGGATGCGGACCGGCACGCTGCGGCTCCCGCCCTGGCCGGACAAGGTCCCCTTCACCAAGGGGGATGAGCGCAGGGCCATCGACGTCGCGCTCTACTTCGCGATGCTCGCCACCCTCGCGCTGGGCCTGGTCCTGCCCGGGCAGCAGACCGCCGCCGCCTACAGCGAGGCCGGGCTCGTGCCCCTGTGGCCGTTCGTCACGTTCGTCGCGATCCAGCTGGTGATGGGCCTGCGGGACAGGGTCACGTTCCTGGCCTCCCGGCCGGAGCAGTACTCCGTCATCATGCTCGGCTTCGGTGTGCTCACCACCTTCGGCGCCGGCCACGTGGACATGATCATCGTCGCCAAGATCGCGATGTTCGCGGTGTGGTGGGGTGCGTTCATCTCCAAGATCGGTGTCCACTTCACGCCCACCGTGCAGACCATGCTCACCAACGGTCCGCTCATCAAGTCCAAGGCGCTGCGCCGGTCGCTCTACCGCAACGCCCCCGAGGACCTCATGCCCACCAAGGTGGCCTTCTTCGCCGCGCACGTCATGGGCACGATCGTCGAGTTCGTCGTCCCGCTCATCCTGCTGTTCACCACCAACTGGACCGTCGCGGTCCTGGCCGCCGCGTTCATGATGTGCTTCCACGTATTCATCTACTCGATGTTCGCGCTGGCCATGCCGCAGGAGTGGAACCTCTTCTACGTGTTCGCGACACCGATCGTGTTCCTGGCCTTCTTCGCCGGCGACGGGTACGCCCTGTGGGACGCGAGCAGCGTCTGGGTCGTGGTGGTCGCCGCGGTCCTCACCCTGACCGGTCCGATAGTCGGCAACTTCCGGCCCGACAAGATCTCGTTCCTCATCGGAATGCGTCAGTACGCCGGCAACTGGGCCTCCTCCACGATGGCGTTCCGCAACAACGGGTGCGAGGCCAAGTTGGACAACCCGGCCTTCGTGACGTCCATGACGTCCCCGCACAACCAGCTGTCGGCGCTGTTCGGCCCCGAGGGCGCGGAGATGTTCCTGCAGAAGACCACCGCGTTCCGGATGATGAACACCCAGGGCCGTGGCCACATGTCGATCATGCCGTCGGTCCTGGACAGCATGGAGAACTACCGCTTCCGCGAGGGCGAGGTGCTGTGCACCTTCTTCTCCGGGTGGCAGTTCGGCGACGGGCACCTGTTCGACGAGCGGACGATCGCGGCAGTGCAGAAGCGGTGCAACTTCGAACCGGGTGAGTTCATCAGCGTCTGGACCGAGTCTCAGCCGCTGCACAAGAAGACCATCGAGTACCGCGTGATCGACGCGGCCCTCGGGGTCGTCGAGCGTGGCCACTACGACGTCCGCGACGTGGTCACGGAGCAGCCGTGGCTTCCGAACGGACCCATCCCGTTCACCGTGACCTGGCGCCACCCGGAGTACCTGCCGGCCGATCAGCGGGCGTCCGCGAGCGTTCCCTCCTCCCCCGGCGCCGAGGGCCCGCTCACCGAGGTCTCCCTCACGGACGGTCGCGACGAGTCCACGGTCGGGATGAGCTGA